The DNA segment GGGCGCGGGCGGCGCCGCGATGGCGGCGGCGATCCTCGTCTCGACGTTCGGCTGCGCGAACGGGCTTGTCCTCTCCGGCGCGCGCGTCGTCTGGGTTCTCGCGAACGACGGATTTCTGCCCGCGTTTGCCGCGCGCCTGAACGGGGCGGGCGTGCCGGGCGCCGCACTCGGGCTGCAGGCCGCATGGGCCGTCTGCCTCGTCCTCTCGGGCACGTACTCGGAACTCCTGCGTTACGTCGTCTCCGTCGAGTTCGTCGTCCTCGTCCTTCTCGTCGCAGCCGTGCCCGTGCTGCGCCGACGGAGACCCGACGCGTCCCGGCCCTACCGCGCCTGGGGGCACCCGGTCACGACGGGTCTCTTCCTCGCGGCGGCCGGCTGCGTCGTCGCCGTTCTCGCCGCCCAGAGCCCGTGGACCACGTGGCCCGGTGTCGGCCTCGTCCTTCTCGGCATCCCGGTCTATCTTGTCCGCAAGAGGGCGGCTTGAAACAGGCGGGCGAGAGAGCCTGGCTCCTCGAGTGGGCCGGCGACGAGAGCGAGGCGAACGCGAAGGCGCGCGCCGCGGCGGCGGCCGTGCGTGCCGCGGCCGCGCCCGGATTTCTCGACGCCGTGCCGTCGGCGCGCACGTGCCTCGTCCTCGGAGGGCCGGGGTTCGACGCGTCGCCGCTCGCGGCGCTGGAGGCCGATCCGCCCGCGGCGCCCCCCGGCCCCGCGCCGCGGGCGCACGAGATCCGGTTCACGCCGGACGGCGCCGACCTCGACGAGATCGCCTCGCGCTGCGCCCTCACGCCGGAGGGGTTCCTCCGCGCGTTCACGGGCCTCACGTACACGGTGGGCTTTCTCGGATTCACGCCGGGCTTCGCGTACCTCTACGGGCTGCCGCTCGCGTTCCACCTTCCGCGCCGGCCCAGCCCGCGCGCCGCCGTGCCCGCGGGGAGCGTCGCGCTCGCCGGCCCATACGTCGGGATCTACCCGGGCGCGACGCCGGGCGGCTGGAACCTCGTCGGGACGACGGCGCGGCGCCTCTTCGACCTCCGCGGCGACCCGCCCTTCCTGTTCTCCCCGGGCGACACCGTGAGGTTCACGGCGTGACGCGCGGCCTCTTCGTCATCGAGCCGGGGGCGCTCACGACCGTGCAGGACCTCGGGCGCGCGGGCTGGGGCGCGTGGGGCGTGCCCGCCTCGGGCGCGCTCGACGAGGAGGCTCTCCGTCTCGCGAACCGGCTCGTGGGAAACCCGCCGGGCGCCGCGGCTCTCGAAGTCACGCTCCAGGGCCCGGTCTTCAAGGCGATCGGAGACGCCCTCCTCGCCGTCGTCGGCGGCGCGTTCGGCCCCGCGCCCGGCGAGGTAATCCGCGTCGAGGACGGAAAGACGCTCGCGCTCGCCGCCGGACCCGGCGCCGTGCGCGCGATCGTCGCCGTGGCCGGGGGGATCGACGTTCCGCAGGTCCTCGGCAGCCGCTCGACGTGCGTCTCGGCGCGCTTCGGCGGGTTTCAGGGCCGGCGCCTGCAGAAGGGCGACGTCCTGTCGATCGGCGAGCCGTTCGGGGCGCCGCTTCCGGGCCGCGCGAACGTCCCGCGGCCGCCCGCGGGCGACGTGACCCTTCGGGCGATGCCGGGTCCGCAGGAGGACCTGTTCGACCCCGAAGCGCGCGCCGCGTTCTGGGCGGCCGCATGGCGCGTCCTCCCGGAGTCGAACCGGATGGGAATCCGGCTGCGCGGCGAGTCGCTCGGCTTCGTCGAGACGTCGGCGCTCCCCTCGGAGGGAACGGCCCCCGGGGCCGTCCAGATCACCGCGGAAGGGCAGCCGATCGTCCTCCTCGCCGAGCGGCCCACGACGGGCGGCTACCCGAAGATCGCGACGGTGGCGTCGGCCGATCTCGGCGTCCTCGCCCGGACCGCGCCGGGCCGGATCGTGCGCTTTGAGAGAATCCCGGTCGACGAAGCCCGGAGACTCCTCGCCGAACGCGAGGCGAGCGACCGGGCCGGGAGCGCTCGATGACCCTGCACGCCGTCGACTATCGCAAGAAGCCGCGTTTCGCCGTCGACCTGAACTTCGACGGTGGGGAGGGCTTCGACGACGAGCCGCTCATGGAATACGTCGCGAGCGTGAACATTGCCTGCGGTGGACACGCGGGCGACGAGCGCTCGATGCGGAAAGCCACGCGCCTCGCCCTGCGCCGGTTCGTCGCGATCAACGCCCACCCGTCCTACCAGGATTCCGCGGGCTTCGGCCGCGCCCCGGTCGACGTCTCTCCCGAGGAGCTCGAACTCTCCATCTCCAGCCAGATCGAGACGCTCCGGAACATCGTGCGGCAGGAGGAGGGCGAGCTCGTGGGCGTCAAGCCGCACGGCGCGCTCTATCACGAGGCCGCGAGCCGGGCGGAGGTCGCGCGCTCGGTAGCCCAGGCCGCATACCTGATCTCGCCCCGCCTCGTTCTCATCACGTCGCCGCGCTCGAAGCTGCTCGAGGAGGGCGCCGCCCTCGAGATGGTCGTCGCGGTCGAGGGCTTCGCCGACCGCGCCTACAGGCCCGACGGCAGCCTGGTCCCCCGGAGCGAGCCGGGCGCCCTCGTGACGGACCCGAAGGCGGCGGTGGCGCAGGCGCTTTCGATCGTCCGCGAGCACCGCGTGAAGACCACCGACGGGAGCTTCCACGACCTCACGGTCGACACGCTCTGCCTCCACGGCGACACTCCCGGAGCCCGCGACATCGGCCGCGCCGTGCGCGCCGCGCTCCTCAAGGCGGAGGTCGTCGTGCGCCCGCTCCGGGGCTGGAAGCCGCGGGGACCGGACCCCGGCCCGCCGAAGATGCCGAGCCGTTAAACTACGGCCTCGATGGGGAACGCGGCCGCGCCACTCACCCCCGCCGTCGTGGCGGAGCACGGCCTCTCGCCGGACGAGTTCGAGCGGATCAAGGCGATCCTCGGCCGGGAGCCCAGCCTCCTCGAGCTCGGGATCTATTCGGCGCTCTGGAGCGAGCACTGCTCGTACAAGTCGTCGCGGCCCTTCCTCAAGGAGTTCCCGACGACGGGGCCGCGCGTCCTCCAGGGCCCGGGCGAGAACGCGGGCGCCGTCGACATCGGCGACGGTCTCGCGGTCGTCTTCAAGATGGAGTCGCACAACCACCCGTCGTTCATCGAGCCCCACCAGGGTGCGGCGACCGGTGTGGGCGGCATCCTTCGCGACGTCTTCACGATGGGCGCGCGGCCCGTGGCGATCCTCGATCCGCTCTTCTTCGGGGACCCGAAGGCGCCGCGCATGCGCGACCTCGTGGACGGCGTGGTGCGCGGGATCGGCGGCTACGGAAACTGCATCGGCGTTCCGACCGTCGGCGGGATGACGTTCTTCCACCCGGCCTACAACAAGAACATTCTCGTCAACGCGATGGCGGTCGGCCTCGTGCGGCAGGACCGCATCTTCCGCGCGAAGGCTTCCGGTCCCGGCAATCCCGTGCTCTACGCGGGCTCGAAGACGGGCCGCGACGGGATCCACGGGGCCTCGATGGCCTCCGACGTCTTCGACGACGAGAAGGCCCAACGCCGGCCGACCGTGCAGGTGGGCGACCCGTTCGTCGAGAAGCTCGTCCTCGAAGCCGTCCTCGAGGTCCTCGAGGGCGACGCGGTCGTCGCGATCCAGGACATGGGCGCCGCGGGCCTCACGTCCTCGACGTTCGAGATGTGCTCGCGCGGCGGCGTCGGGATGCGCCTCGACCTCTCGAAGGTCCCGATGCGCGAGACGGGGATGACGCCCTACGAACTCATGCTGTCCGAGTCGCAGGAGCGGATGGTCCTCGTCGTGCGCAAGGGGCGCGAAGCCGAGGTCGCCGCCGTGTTCCGCAAGTGGGGCGTGGACGTCGAGACGATCGGCGTCGTGCAGGCCGAGCGGAAGATGACGCTCCTGTGGAACGGCGAGGTCGCCGCGGACCTCGCGATCGGGCCGCTCGTCGAGGAGGCGCCGGTCTACCAGCGCCCGTACACGCTGCCGAAGCCGCTGCCCGCGTCGACGCCGGTCGCTCTCGACGGCGCGCCTGCTCCCGAGGCCGCGCTCCTCGCGCTCCTCGCGTCGCCGAACCTCTGCGGCAAGCGGTGGATCTGGGAGCAGTACGACGTGAGCGTCAGGACGAGCACGGTCGCGGGACCCGGCGGCGACGCGGCGGTCCTGCGCGTGCCCGGGACGACGAAGGGTATCGCGGCGACGACGGACGTCGCCCCGCGATACGTCGCGGCGGACCCCGAGACCGGCGCCGCCCACGCGGTCGCCGAGGCGGCCCTGAACCTCGCGTGCGTCGGGGCGCGCCCGCTCGCCGTCACGGACTGCCTGAACTTCGGCAACCCCGAGCGGCCCGAGATCCTCGGCCAGTTCGTCGCTTCCATCCGCGGCCTCGCGAAGGCGTGCCGCGCGTTCGAGACGCCGGTCGTCTCCGGCAACGTGTCGCTTTACAACGAGACGGACGGCGTCTCGATCCTTCCGACGCCGACGGTCGGGATGGTCGGCCTCCTCGCGGACGTCTCGACGGCCGTCGGCTCGCGCTTCGCGCGCGAAGGCGACCTCGTCGCCCTCCTCGGCACGACGCGGGACGAGATGGGCGCGAGCGAATACCTCGCGACGGTCCTCGGGCGCGACGAGGGCCCGTGCCCGTCGCTCGACCTCGCGTCGGTTCGAGCCGTCGTGAACCTCCTCGTCGAGATCGCCGTCGACGGCATGATCTCCTCGGCGCACGACCTTTCGTCCGGCGGCCTCGCGGTCGCCCTGGCCGAGGCGTCGGCGGCCGGTTTCGGCGCCGCCGTGAACGTCGGCTCCCCGCTTTCCCCGACGCGTACGCTTTTCGCGGAGTCGGCCGGGCGCGCGCTCGTCTCGTTTCCGCCCGGGCGCGAGCGCAACCTCGTGGACGCCGCGCGCCGGCACGGGGTCGCCGTCTCGCTCCTCGGCCGCGTCGTTCCGGGGCGTCTCATCGTGACCGTCAACGGCGATCCCGCGATCGATCTGCCCGTGTCGCGTCTCGCCGCCGCCTCGGAAGAGGCCTTCGTCAAGCTCGTGGAGGTCCGTTCGTGAAAAAGCTGCTGGTCGTCTCCTCCGTGCTCTTTCTCTCCGCTTCCGCCCCGGCGGCCGACCTGAAGATCGGCGCCGCCGCGCCCGACTTCACGCTCCCGTCCGCATCGGACGGAAAGATGGTCGCGCTGAAGGACCTCCTTGCGAAGAACAAGGCCGTCGCCGTGATCTTCGTCGCGACGAAGTGCCCCGTCTCGAACGCCTACAACGACCGCATGGCCGCGCTCGCGAAGGAATACGCCGCGAAGGGGATCGCCGTCGTCGGGATCAACTCCAACAAGGCCGAACTCGCGCCCGAGGTCGCCGCGCACGCGAAGGAGCACGGGTTCACGTTCCCCGTCGTGAAGGACGAAGGAAACAAGGTCGCCGACGCTTACGGCGCGCAGAAGACCCCCGAGGTGTTCGTGATCTCGCCGAAGGGCGACCTCCTGTACCACGGCCGCATCGACGAGTCGCAGGACGATCCGAAGGGCGTGAAGTCTCCGGACCTGCGCAACGCCCTCGAGGCGATCCTCGCGGGCAAGCCCGTGCCCGCCGCCGAGACGAAGGCCTTCGGGTGCACGATCAAGCGGGTTTGAGGCCCGCCGCGCGCCTCCTGACGGCCGCGGCGGTGGCCGCGCTGGCTGGCCTGCGCGACATCGCCGGCGGCGGCCGAGCCGGTGAAGCTCGTCAAGCCGGAGCAGTACAAGGCGCGGATCGTCGCGCCGAAGAAGGGGCGCGTCCTGCTCGTCAACTTCTGGGCCACGTGGTGCGAGCCGTGCCGCGAGGAGATGCCGGCCCTCGTCGCCGCGGCGAAGAAATTCCCGACGAAGGACGTCGCCGTCGTCCTCGTCTCGGTCGACTCCCTCAAGGCGACGCCCGCCGTCGAGAAATACCTCGCGAAGGAAAAGGTCCCGTTCGTCTGCTGGCAGGCCAAGAGCCACGACCCCCAGAACTTCGTCGACGCGGTGGACAAGGAAGGCTGGAACGGCGCGGTCCCGTACACGCTCGTCTACTCCCGCACGGGCGCGCTCGTCGCGAAACTCGCGGGGCCGCAGTCGGAGCAGGCGTTCGGCGAGGCCGTGAAGAAAGCCCTCGCCGGAGGCACTTGAGACGCGTGGCCGTGAGGACGCGTCCGCGCTGGGACGCGCTCTTCCTCGACCGCGACGGAACGCTCATCGTCGAGCGCGGCTACCTGAAGAACCCGCGCGGCGTCCGGCTCGCACGCGGCGCGGCCGGGCGCCTCAAGGCGTTCACGGACGAGGGGACGCTCCTGTTCGTCGTTACGAACCAGTCGGGCCTCGCGCGCGGCGTCCTGACGCGGGACGAGGTCGACGCCGTGAACGCGGAGGTCGTCCGGCGGCTCGCGGCACGCGGCGTCCCCTTGGCCGGCGTCCTCGTCTGCCCGCACTTTCCCGAAGGCGTCGTGCCGGAGCTCTCGGTCCGCTGCCGGTGTCGCAAGCCCGGCACGCTTCTCCACACGCGCGCGCTCGCGGCGCACGGGCTCTCGGCGCGGCGTTCGGCCGTCCTCGGCGACAAGTGGGACGACGTCGGCGCGGGCGTCGCTCTCGGCGCGGCGCAGGCCCACGTCCTGACGGGACACGGGCGGGAACACCGCGCGAAGGTCGTGGAGCGCGCGCCGGATGCGATACTGGCAACCTCTCTCGCCGATGCGCTCGAACAGCTTCGCCGGAGGAAACCCCGTTGACCCCGCGTGAGATCGCCGTCCTCGCCGCCGCGTCCCCCAGCGTGACCGTCGCCGTCGCGGGCGATCTCATGCTCGACGAGACGTGGCTCGGGAGCGTCGAGCGCGTCGCTCCCGAGGCGCCCGTCCCGCTCCTCGCGCTCGCGTCCATGAGCCGGCGCGCGGGCGGGGCCGGAAACGTCGTCGAGAACCTGGCGTCGCTCGGCGCGCGCGCCGTCACGCTCGGCGCCGTCGGCCCCGGCGAGGAGGGCGCGTGGCTCGCGCGGCGCCTCACGACTCTCGCCGGAGCTTCCGGCACGGTCGTGGTGGACCCGCGGCGCACGACGCCCGTGAAGCGCCGCATGGTCTCCGAGGGCCGCCAGATGCTCCGCGTCGACGAGGAGCTGCCGGCCGGCCTCTCGGCCTCCGCGGAAGCCGTGCTCGTTGCGGCCGCCCGGACGTCGGTCGCCGCCGCGGACGTCCTCCTCGTGTCGGACTACGCGAAGGGCACGCTGACGCCGGCCGTCCTGTCCGCCCTCTTCGAAGCGGCGCGCGCCAAGGGGATTCCGGCTCTCGTCGACCCGAAGGGGAAGGATTACGCGCGCTACCGCGGCGCCACCGTCGTGACGCCGAATCGCAAGGAGCTCGAGACCGTCACCGGCGAGACGGCGCGCGACCTGCCCGCCGTCGCCCGCCTCGGCGCGAAGCTCCGCGACGAGCTCGGCCTCGAAGCGCTCCTCGTGAAGCTCTCCGAGGAGGGGATGCTGCTTCTCGTCCGCGGGCAGGAGCCGCGCCGGATCGCCGCGCGGGCCCGCGAGGTGTTCGACGTGACGGGTGCGGGAGACACGGTCCTCGCGACGCTCGGCGTCGCGCTCGGCTGCGGGCTCGACCTGTTCGGGGCCGCGGAGGTCGCGAATCGCGCCGCCGGCTGCGCGGTCGCTCGCGTCGGGACGGCGCCCGTCCACTGGGCCGACCTCCTCGAAGGCCTCGTCGCCTCGCCGCACGAGAAGGTGCTCGGGCGCGCGCACGTCGCGTCCGTTTCGGCCGTGCTCCGGCGCGCGCACAAGAGCGTCGTCTTCACGAACGGCTGCTTCGACCTCCTCCACCCTGGGCACGTGAAGCTTCTCGCCGAGGCCCGCGCGCACGGCGACGTCCTCGTCGTCGGGATCAACAGCGACGCCTCCGTGAAACGGCTCAAGGGCGAGGGGCGGCCCATCCTCTCCGAGTCCGACCGCGCCCAGGTCCTCGGGGGCCTCGACGCCGTCGACTTCGTCGTCGTCTTCGACGAGGACACGCCGCAGGCCCTCATCGAGGAGATCCGCCCGCAGGTTCTCGTGAAGGGCGGCGACTACGTGGAGGGGACGGTGGTCGGCGCGCCGTTCGTCAAGTCGACGGGCGGAAGCGTCGTCCTCGTGCCGCTCGTGGAAGGCCGCTCGACATCGTCGATGGTCGCGCGGATGAAGGGAGACGCCTGATGCGCGCGTACTTCGCGGACCTCGCGGCACTGGCCTCGGGCGCCGAGGCCTCGATCGGGGCCGCCGTGGCGAAGGCCTCCAGGCTCGTCGCGGACGCGGCGCTCTCCGGGAAGACGACGTTCGCGTTCGGCAACGGCGGCAGCGCGACGCAGGCCCAGCACTTCGCGGCCGAGCTCGTCGTGCGCTACAAGGACGACCGGCCCGCGCTCCCCGCGATCGCACTGGTCTCGGACATCGCGATCCTGACCGCCTGCACGAACGACTACGACTACTCCGTCGTGTTCTCGCGCCAGGTCGAGGCGCTCGCGAAGAAGGGCGACGTCGCCGTCGGTCTCACGACGTCCGGGAAGAGCCCGAACGTCCTCAAGGCGCTCGCCGCGGCGAAGGCGCGCGGCCTTTCGACGGTGTTCCTCACGGGCGAGAAGGGGCGCGCCGAGGCCGCGAACTGGGACGTCGGGATCGTCGTTCCCTCGACCGAAACGGCCCACGTTCAGGAGCTGCACCTGGCGGCGCTCCACCTGATGTGCCGGTTCGTGGACGAGGAGCGCGCCCGCCGCGCCCACCGCGCCTGACGTGGGCGGACGCGCGGCGGCCGTCCTGAAGGCGGCGGCGATCGCGCTCGTCGCGCTCCTCGCCGTCGACCGCTTCCTGCCGGGCATCCCGCTCGCACTTCTGTCCTCGGAAGGCGCCCCCCGCCCGAACGCGCTCAAGGAGCCCGTGCAGGAGGAGCCCGCGCACGAGCCTTTCGCGGAGACGCGCGGGCGGCGCACGTTCCGGATCACGCCGCGGGCCGCGTACGACGTCGCCGCGCGCGTTGGGGCGACGGAGCGCTACCGGTCGGGCGCGTCGGGCGCGCTCATTCCGTGGGACTTCGTCCTGACGTGGGGAGCGGCGACGAAGGAGCCCGCGTGGTCGCGCATCTCCTATCTGCAGACGGGGCGCTTCTACGCCTGGCGCTGCGACGACTCGCTCGACGTGTCCTACGTCTCGTCGCACACCGCGAACACGCACCTCATTCCGGCGAGCGGCCGCGTCGCGTCCGCGCTCGCGCACGTGCGGCGGGGCGACGTCGTTCGGCTGGAGGGCGACCTCGTGGACGTGGCCGGGCCCGACGGGTTCGTCTGGAAGTCGAGCCTCTCCCGCACGGATACGGGGCCGGGCGCGTGCGAGACGCTGTACGTCCGCGCCGTCACGATCGGGCTCAACCGGTACCGCTAGTCGAGGACCGACTCGGCCGCCTCGAGGACGTCGGCCGGCGTCACGGCGGCCATGCACCCGTGGTCGATCGGGCAGACCGCCCAGCCGCACGGCGCGCACGGGGTCCTGCGCCGCGCGAGGGCGAGGCGGACGGGCCTGCCATCCGTGCGCGGCCCGTCCCACGGCCGCGTCGCGTCGGGGTCCGTCGGCCCGAAGACGACGACGGACGGCGTCCCGGCCGCGCTTGCGAGGTGCGCGAGGCCGGAATCGTTTCCGACGAAGAGTCGCGCGGACGCGAGAACTCCCAGTGCCTCGGGGAGCGTCGTCCTTCCGCTCAGGTCGAAGACGCGCGCCTTCCGGGCGAAGGCCGCCGCTTCTCCATTGACGCCCTTCTCGCCTGCGCTCCCGAGGAGCGCGACCGAGAGGCCGCGCGAGGACAGACCGTCGAAGACGTCGGCGAAACGTGCGAGGTCCCAGCGCTTGGCGGCGTGCGCGAAGGACGCGACGTGCGCGGCGACGAACGGCCCTGAGAGGCCGGCCTCGGCGAGCCGGACGCGCGCGGACTCGCGGACCTCCTTCGACGCGTCCCACGAGACGTCCGGCGCCGCGGGGAGCGATGCGCCCGCGGCGGCCGCGAGACGGAGGTGTTTCCAGACCTGGTGCTCGCCGGCTGCGAGGTCGAGGCGGAGCGCCTGGGTGAGGAGCGGGCCGCGGCCCTCGCCCCGGTAGCCGATTCGCTCGGGGACGCCCGCGCGCGCGAGGGCGAGGGCGGTCGAGAAGCTGGTTGGGAGGATCACGGCCCGGTCGAAGCCGGCGTCCCGGACCTCGTCCGCGAGGCGCGCGTGCCCCGGACCGCCCGCGTGACGTCCGGAGGAGTCGTCGACGAGAACGTCGTCCACTTCCTCCGCGAGGCGGTACAGCTCCGCGACCCACGGCCGCGCAAGGACGGCGAGGCGTCCCGACGGGTCCGCGGCCTTGAGCGCTCGGAGCGCGGGGCGGGACATGACGACGTCGCCGACCCAGTTCGTCGCCCTCACGAGCGTCTTCACGCGGGGCCTCCCAGCACTCCGAGAAGCTCCTCTTCGACCCGCCCGACCGTCTTTTCGATCCTCCGCTCGCCCGCGGCCACTCGCCCCGCTTCGACGAGGCGGGACCGGCGTTCCGCGTCGAGGAGGAGGCCGCCCACGGCCTCCTCCCATGCGGAGGGATCGAGCGACGGCACGAGGACGCCCGCGGCCCCGTCCTCGACCATCTCGCGCGAACCCCCGACGTCGTGCCCGACGACCGGACATCCGGCCGCCATCGCCTCGACGAGGACCAGCGGCCCACCCTCGCTCGCGGAGGGCAGGAGCATGAGGTGGCTCGCCGCGAAGCGCACGCCGGGGTCCTCCACCTGGCCCGCGAACGTGCAGCGGTCCGCGACGCCACGCGCTGCGGCGAGCGCTTCGACGCCGGCGCGCGCCGGGCCGCCGCCGAGGAAGAGCGCGTGCGCGTCGATCCCCCGCGCAGCGAGCCGGGCGATCGTCTCCACGACGACGTCCTGGCCCTTGAGCCCGTCGAACGCGCCTGCGTGGACGAGCCGGAACGGCGGAGGAGGAGGCGCGACGTTCTCGCGGAACGCGTCGGCGGGGAGCCCGTCGGGGACGACGGCGATCTTCTCCGCCGGGACGCCGGCGGCCTCGAGGGACGCCGCGACGGCGCGCGAGACGGCGAGGTAGCGGGCGGCCGCGCGGTACTTGAGCCGCGAGAGGGGGCTCCGGCCGGGCGGGAACGCGACGCGGCGGTGGACGACGAGCGGAGCGTCCGCCGCCGCGCGGCCGAAGACCGCGGCGCCGTGGCCGTGCGCATCCCCGGCGTAGACGATCTCGGGCCGGAAGGACCGCGCCGCGCGCGCGACCGCGAGGAGCAGGGCTGGGGAGGCTTCCGAGCCCGCGGGCACCTCGGCCGTGTCGACTCCGGAGGCGCGAGCCGCGCCCGCGAGGGGCGCGTCTCGGCGCGCGAGCAGGCGGACCGCGTGGCCGCGCGCGGCGAGGCCGGCCAGGAGGAGCGCGGACTGGCGCTGCCCCCCGCGCATTCCGGGGCCGAGATCCAGCGCGAGCAGCCTCACGGCGGACGAGGATAGCGCCCTGCTAATGTCTGCGCCGTGCGCGCGCCGCTTTCGGTCGTGATCCTGACGAAGAACGAGGAAGACCGCCTGCCGGCGGCCCTCGCATCGGTGGCCTTCGCGGACGAGGTGGTCGTCGCCGACACCGGCTCGACGGACGCGACGGGAGAGCGGGCGCGGCTCGCGGGCGCTCGCTTCGTCGCCATCGGCTGGGAAGGCTTCGTGGGCTCCCGGAACCGGGCGCTCGATCTCGCGCGCCACGAGT comes from the Acidobacteriota bacterium genome and includes:
- a CDS encoding carboxyltransferase domain-containing protein, producing the protein MKQAGERAWLLEWAGDESEANAKARAAAAAVRAAAAPGFLDAVPSARTCLVLGGPGFDASPLAALEADPPAAPPGPAPRAHEIRFTPDGADLDEIASRCALTPEGFLRAFTGLTYTVGFLGFTPGFAYLYGLPLAFHLPRRPSPRAAVPAGSVALAGPYVGIYPGATPGGWNLVGTTARRLFDLRGDPPFLFSPGDTVRFTA
- a CDS encoding biotin-dependent carboxyltransferase, coding for MTRGLFVIEPGALTTVQDLGRAGWGAWGVPASGALDEEALRLANRLVGNPPGAAALEVTLQGPVFKAIGDALLAVVGGAFGPAPGEVIRVEDGKTLALAAGPGAVRAIVAVAGGIDVPQVLGSRSTCVSARFGGFQGRRLQKGDVLSIGEPFGAPLPGRANVPRPPAGDVTLRAMPGPQEDLFDPEARAAFWAAAWRVLPESNRMGIRLRGESLGFVETSALPSEGTAPGAVQITAEGQPIVLLAERPTTGGYPKIATVASADLGVLARTAPGRIVRFERIPVDEARRLLAEREASDRAGSAR
- a CDS encoding LamB/YcsF family protein, which gives rise to MTLHAVDYRKKPRFAVDLNFDGGEGFDDEPLMEYVASVNIACGGHAGDERSMRKATRLALRRFVAINAHPSYQDSAGFGRAPVDVSPEELELSISSQIETLRNIVRQEEGELVGVKPHGALYHEAASRAEVARSVAQAAYLISPRLVLITSPRSKLLEEGAALEMVVAVEGFADRAYRPDGSLVPRSEPGALVTDPKAAVAQALSIVREHRVKTTDGSFHDLTVDTLCLHGDTPGARDIGRAVRAALLKAEVVVRPLRGWKPRGPDPGPPKMPSR
- the purL gene encoding phosphoribosylformylglycinamidine synthase subunit PurL, whose translation is MGNAAAPLTPAVVAEHGLSPDEFERIKAILGREPSLLELGIYSALWSEHCSYKSSRPFLKEFPTTGPRVLQGPGENAGAVDIGDGLAVVFKMESHNHPSFIEPHQGAATGVGGILRDVFTMGARPVAILDPLFFGDPKAPRMRDLVDGVVRGIGGYGNCIGVPTVGGMTFFHPAYNKNILVNAMAVGLVRQDRIFRAKASGPGNPVLYAGSKTGRDGIHGASMASDVFDDEKAQRRPTVQVGDPFVEKLVLEAVLEVLEGDAVVAIQDMGAAGLTSSTFEMCSRGGVGMRLDLSKVPMRETGMTPYELMLSESQERMVLVVRKGREAEVAAVFRKWGVDVETIGVVQAERKMTLLWNGEVAADLAIGPLVEEAPVYQRPYTLPKPLPASTPVALDGAPAPEAALLALLASPNLCGKRWIWEQYDVSVRTSTVAGPGGDAAVLRVPGTTKGIAATTDVAPRYVAADPETGAAHAVAEAALNLACVGARPLAVTDCLNFGNPERPEILGQFVASIRGLAKACRAFETPVVSGNVSLYNETDGVSILPTPTVGMVGLLADVSTAVGSRFAREGDLVALLGTTRDEMGASEYLATVLGRDEGPCPSLDLASVRAVVNLLVEIAVDGMISSAHDLSSGGLAVALAEASAAGFGAAVNVGSPLSPTRTLFAESAGRALVSFPPGRERNLVDAARRHGVAVSLLGRVVPGRLIVTVNGDPAIDLPVSRLAAASEEAFVKLVEVRS
- a CDS encoding thioredoxin family protein — protein: MKKLLVVSSVLFLSASAPAADLKIGAAAPDFTLPSASDGKMVALKDLLAKNKAVAVIFVATKCPVSNAYNDRMAALAKEYAAKGIAVVGINSNKAELAPEVAAHAKEHGFTFPVVKDEGNKVADAYGAQKTPEVFVISPKGDLLYHGRIDESQDDPKGVKSPDLRNALEAILAGKPVPAAETKAFGCTIKRV
- a CDS encoding TlpA family protein disulfide reductase — encoded protein: MKLVKPEQYKARIVAPKKGRVLLVNFWATWCEPCREEMPALVAAAKKFPTKDVAVVLVSVDSLKATPAVEKYLAKEKVPFVCWQAKSHDPQNFVDAVDKEGWNGAVPYTLVYSRTGALVAKLAGPQSEQAFGEAVKKALAGGT
- a CDS encoding HAD-IIIA family hydrolase; this encodes MRTRPRWDALFLDRDGTLIVERGYLKNPRGVRLARGAAGRLKAFTDEGTLLFVVTNQSGLARGVLTRDEVDAVNAEVVRRLAARGVPLAGVLVCPHFPEGVVPELSVRCRCRKPGTLLHTRALAAHGLSARRSAVLGDKWDDVGAGVALGAAQAHVLTGHGREHRAKVVERAPDAILATSLADALEQLRRRKPR
- the rfaE2 gene encoding D-glycero-beta-D-manno-heptose 1-phosphate adenylyltransferase, with product MLDETWLGSVERVAPEAPVPLLALASMSRRAGGAGNVVENLASLGARAVTLGAVGPGEEGAWLARRLTTLAGASGTVVVDPRRTTPVKRRMVSEGRQMLRVDEELPAGLSASAEAVLVAAARTSVAAADVLLVSDYAKGTLTPAVLSALFEAARAKGIPALVDPKGKDYARYRGATVVTPNRKELETVTGETARDLPAVARLGAKLRDELGLEALLVKLSEEGMLLLVRGQEPRRIAARAREVFDVTGAGDTVLATLGVALGCGLDLFGAAEVANRAAGCAVARVGTAPVHWADLLEGLVASPHEKVLGRAHVASVSAVLRRAHKSVVFTNGCFDLLHPGHVKLLAEARAHGDVLVVGINSDASVKRLKGEGRPILSESDRAQVLGGLDAVDFVVVFDEDTPQALIEEIRPQVLVKGGDYVEGTVVGAPFVKSTGGSVVLVPLVEGRSTSSMVARMKGDA
- a CDS encoding SIS domain-containing protein, with the protein product MRAYFADLAALASGAEASIGAAVAKASRLVADAALSGKTTFAFGNGGSATQAQHFAAELVVRYKDDRPALPAIALVSDIAILTACTNDYDYSVVFSRQVEALAKKGDVAVGLTTSGKSPNVLKALAAAKARGLSTVFLTGEKGRAEAANWDVGIVVPSTETAHVQELHLAALHLMCRFVDEERARRAHRA
- the waaF gene encoding lipopolysaccharide heptosyltransferase II yields the protein MKTLVRATNWVGDVVMSRPALRALKAADPSGRLAVLARPWVAELYRLAEEVDDVLVDDSSGRHAGGPGHARLADEVRDAGFDRAVILPTSFSTALALARAGVPERIGYRGEGRGPLLTQALRLDLAAGEHQVWKHLRLAAAAGASLPAAPDVSWDASKEVRESARVRLAEAGLSGPFVAAHVASFAHAAKRWDLARFADVFDGLSSRGLSVALLGSAGEKGVNGEAAAFARKARVFDLSGRTTLPEALGVLASARLFVGNDSGLAHLASAAGTPSVVVFGPTDPDATRPWDGPRTDGRPVRLALARRRTPCAPCGWAVCPIDHGCMAAVTPADVLEAAESVLD
- a CDS encoding glycosyltransferase; translation: MRLLALDLGPGMRGGQRQSALLLAGLAARGHAVRLLARRDAPLAGAARASGVDTAEVPAGSEASPALLLAVARAARSFRPEIVYAGDAHGHGAAVFGRAAADAPLVVHRRVAFPPGRSPLSRLKYRAAARYLAVSRAVAASLEAAGVPAEKIAVVPDGLPADAFRENVAPPPPPFRLVHAGAFDGLKGQDVVVETIARLAARGIDAHALFLGGGPARAGVEALAAARGVADRCTFAGQVEDPGVRFAASHLMLLPSASEGGPLVLVEAMAAGCPVVGHDVGGSREMVEDGAAGVLVPSLDPSAWEEAVGGLLLDAERRSRLVEAGRVAAGERRIEKTVGRVEEELLGVLGGPA